Below is a genomic region from Leishmania mexicana MHOM/GT/2001/U1103 complete genome, chromosome 20.
GCGCACCGTGCACCATTGgtttctcgctctctctgcttgACTGTTGTTTCCCCTGATTATCTCGGACGCCTCTGCGAAGGATTGCTTCCTGCACGGGGCCCGTTGCGTCGCGTAAAAGCACCCCCGTACATCGATCGATGTCGGCAGTCCCTGATCACGGAAATATTGCGCAATGCgccaaaaaaagaaacgaaacgccccccccccctccggcCCGTTTCCCCGCCGCGGCCTCCTCAGCCCCGCACCGAGCCCCGGCCAGAGGCGCGTGGGCCCTGGGCCAGGGCCACCGCCAgccggaggggggggaggggggccggcCCCGAAACGTGGCGCGGCCTCGCGCGCAAGGGGGACAACGATGGCGGGTGGGGAGGGTTGGGGGCGGGGCtaagaggcggagggggccgCCCCAGCCGCGGCATGCCCGGGTTTTCCCCCCGGGTTCATCTCTTTTCGCCGATTCAAAGCACGGTTTCTTGTACATGATGCCAAACAAACAAATGTAGACGCTGCGTGGTTGTGGTCAGCATGAACTAACTCTCGCACGCGACTTAGCCACGCAGCGGGTCCTGGtgaagggcagcgccgcgtgtTGCTGGGATGTAGATGGGTTCGTCTTCGGCGTCCTGCGCAACCGTCCTGTCGATGGTGGGTGTGTGAGCGAGGAAGTATGGGGTTGCTCGCGTTTCCGCACCGTTGCGGCGCCGGGCAGCGCGTTGCGCCTCGCGGATATCGCCATAGTACGCGAACTGCTCTCGCGCCTCGGCAAGTGCACGAGCGCGCTGCGCGCTGCGGATTTCCGCCTCGGCTGCCGTGCCCCCGCCAGCAAAGGCCtcagcacgcgcgcgctcatCGTCGAAGACGGGGTACTCGTCGAGAAACCGCAGCGCTGGAAACGCTGCAATCCAGCGCTTGCGGTAGTGCGCTGTGTGACGGCACAGCTCGTTCCCATGAAGCAGCAGGGTGCGCAgcgtggcgcggctgccgcacagGCAGGCACTCGTCCTCTCCTCGTCTTTGATGCAGTTGCTCGACACATCGAGCGACAGCAGACCGGAAAGCCCCTGCACAccgtcgaggcgctgcagtcTGTTGTGTCCTGCCAGCAGCGTCTGtagctgcggcgccgcctcgtcgagcCCGTTGAGTGTCACAATCTGGTTCTGGGTGACATCCAAGGTGCGCAAGGCCGGCAAGCGAGGCATCGAGTCGAGGTGGGAGAGCGCGTTGCAGGAAAGGTACAGAGAGTCGAGGCGGGTAAGCGCGGCGAGTCCGGCAAGGTCGCTTAGGGCGTTGTGATCGAGGTAGAGCACGACGCAGCCGGTGAAGGCTGCGAGGCTGTCGAGCTGGGTGAAGCCGAGGTGGTGCAAGTAGAGCTTTTCGTTGAGCTCAGGTGTCGAGTAGCCCTGGTGTCTCCGGCACTGCTGGAAAATAAGTGACTCCGTCATCTTTggtgcgccggcgacgcCATCTAGGCCGTCGCAAGTCTTCATGGTTCGTTTTGGTTGTACTTGCGTGGTTCAGGTGTGCCTCCTGCCCCGAGACGATGGTGTGCGAGAAGACTTGAGGgcacagagagaaacaggAGAAGTGAGGGGCAGCGAGAGCAACATTCAGCAGCAAAGACACAAGAACGCCAGGCGAAAAGCCAAAACTGGAGCGTCACGTGGTGCAACACCATGGCAGCAAGTCGGTGCCAAAACAGGGAAAAGACGCACGCCCTCTCATTCGTCGTCTTTCTCCGTTCAGTCACAAGCAACACCGAGGATTCCGTGGAGCCACCAGCTCGAGggtggcagaggagagagagagtgacgCAACCACGCTTCACCGGTGAATCTGCACGCAGAGGACCTGCACCGCGTGCACACTTCCTCGCAGGTTATCTGCTCTTTCTTTggtcgtcgctgcggcgcaacGCGTATGGGAAGGAGCAAGGGCGTTACTTGTTCTTTCCCGTTTTTCTTACTCGTGTGGTTAACACAGCGTTGTCCACGCGTGGCCCAGCAAAAGGTCTCTCGGCAGCATGAATGTAAAGTGCCGTGGATGCAGCGCGAcgcccgccccctcctcccccaacacatacacaccagACTCACATAGACATGCCAAGCTAGACTAGTTGGTTCCGGATTTGCTCTAAGAGCGGGACCttgcgcacctgcagccccTTCGTCGCCGCCTGCACCAGCTGACTCATCGTCGTTGCCTCGCACGCGCCTTTGTGGCAGCAGTAGTACACGCCTCCGAGGGAGAGGCCGCTGCACAACACCACGCTCgccaacgccgtcgccgcctcctcttgaGTGACGTCGACAATTATGGCGCCATCGTGCCGCACCGCGGCACTGCACGCCGAAAAGGTATCGTAGACCTCCACGCCACCTGCCGTGAGAGCGACGCACAAAGCCGTCGTAGCGGCATCCCATACAGCCCCGTCGTCGTGCACCACTTCAATTAGGACCCCCACCAGCAGTTGTGGAATGcgctccagcaccaccgcttGCTCTGCCACTCCCTCGAGCGCAAGGGCCATGTCGCGGTCGCCAGAGTTGTCAAGGTTCGACAAGGACTCCAAGCTGCGGTGGACTTGGCAGCTGACACGTCCGCGCGTGCCGCGGTATTCCTGaaccagctgctgcggcgggcgAACACCGCACAAGACACGCGTCTTTCCAATCTCGAcacaggcgctgctgtggcagTTGGCCAGCACGTTAGTGGCGACGTGAATGGCGCGCACCGCCCCAGGAGACTCGCGACCGTCAGCTCGCTTCATGtgcgcacgacggcgtcaGATATCGGAAATAGAGAagtgtgcttgtgcgccagtgtgcgtgtgttttcTGTGTCGAAGGATCGAGGGCGAAGACAAAGAAACAGTGAAGGAGACGAGAACAGCATGGAGGGGTCGCAGCTAGAGATGGTGCGCGTACGCGCGGGAGTCGACGTGTGCGGTGGCACAGCCGCGCACCACAACTTCGCAAagtgcctccccccttgttttttttgctAAGGGTGGTGCTGTGcgcccttccctccccccgtggACGCATGCCGAGAAGCACAAGACGAGAAAACGGCACAAGAGAAGTGCGGTGAACTCAGCGGCACACCAATGGGGAAGGCGGACACCATGAGGCCCTCCATCATTTCCAGCGCACGAGCTCGCCATAGCAGAGGTTCCCgcaaccaaaaaaaaatcaaGTAAAGACTCTGCGCATCAGACCCCGCCAAACAGCTCCAGGATCTCCGCATCAGTGAGGGTGTCGAAGACCTTGTCCTGCATGTTTGCCACTCCGCCTGTCACGGGTCTGTGCATCTGGCcggccgctgcaggcgctgatGGAGACGGCGCCAGTGCCCAGTTACCTGTCCCGTCTCTCGTCACAGCAGGTCCAGCTTTGCCGAGCGAAGAGTCGGACGCCGAGGTGTCCCGTGCCATGAGCGACTTCAGCACGGAGTAGAGGTCTTCGGGGTGGTCCATCTTCATTTTCGTctggcgcacgcggcgctgcatctgAGCTACGTCGATGCTCCTCTCCGCTCCCCGCATAACCACGGTGGTCACAGGGTCGGCATGGTCCCGGTGCTCAGGGTGATCggtagcggcgccgctgcttgtGGAAGGCCACACGGCTGATGCACCACTGGCATGGCCATAAACGTCGGATCCTCCTGGCTTGCCAGAAGAACACCTGCTCTGCATGCAAACCCCACACCCCTGGTGCGACCCcatcgcctgcgcagcgcagaCCGTGTGGAATGCGTGGCCACACGTGTACACGGAAACTCCCGAAGGTACGAggccgacagcggcagcagcacccaccTCTTCACCCGCTGGCTTCGGCAGAGGAGGCTTACTGACGTGAACGTGGCAAAAGGCACAACAGTCCGACCGTGGCACCACGCTCGTGTTTAGCATCTGATAGAGCTCACGCCCCAGCAGCATCAAGTCACGCTCTGTCGCAAGCTTGCACAGACGACTCGCCTCGAGGTCGAAGCTGAGGGTGGCCATCATATCCAAAAGAATGGGCTTGAAGGCGCGAAATGTCCCGTCCTTGTTGTCTTGCACCACCTTGTTCACGACGACGGAGATGTCGAGGGAGCGCATCATCGATTGCAAAATGCGGGAGGTGTACTGGGTGTAGACCGCGACAAGCGCTTCGACGCACCGTCTCTGCTCTCTGCTGAGGGGTGTGGACAAGTTCGCCAAGTGCTGCGGTGGCCCTGCAGCAGAGGGCAGGTGTGccagcgacgctgctgccgcaccagcaTAGGACGCCATGGCGATGTGCACGGCAGCATCCAGCTCGCTGTTCATACCTGTGGGGTCGCTGCTTGCGAATGGCCGAGCTGGCACCGGGGGTGTGTCGAGAGTGTGCAGTCGGTCATCCTGCGCCATCATCTCGCACAAGAGCCGGCGCGGCACCATGAAGACATCAAGCAGTCGGAACCAGTACTCGGGGTGCTGCGGAGAGCCGCCGGGAACCCCGTGCGTAGCCGACGAAAAGATGTGCG
It encodes:
- a CDS encoding putative exosome-associated protein 4; the encoded protein is MKRADGRESPGAVRAIHVATNVLANCHSSACVEIGKTRVLCGVRPPQQLVQEYRGTRGRVSCQVHRSLESLSNLDNSGDRDMALALEGVAEQAVVLERIPQLLVGVLIEVVHDDGAVWDAATTALCVALTAGGVEVYDTFSACSAAVRHDGAIIVDVTQEEAATALASVVLCSGLSLGGVYYCCHKGACEATTMSQLVQAATKGLQVRKVPLLEQIRNQLV